In one Micromonospora polyrhachis genomic region, the following are encoded:
- a CDS encoding GNAT family N-acetyltransferase — translation MTTVRLRPEGPADITAVRQVVTEAFARPDAPVPAEVGLVEALRASEAWIPELSMVAEVGGEIVGYALLSRVRVDPGILPALALGPVAVRPDRQGLGYGTAVVQAVLDAAAELGERLVVVLGNPTFYRRFGFEPAARFALTSPWSGLGDPWQALVLPAAVSGAEPPPSGDVSFPHAWAQV, via the coding sequence GTGACTACTGTGCGGCTGCGACCCGAGGGGCCGGCCGACATCACGGCGGTACGACAGGTGGTGACCGAGGCGTTCGCCCGCCCGGACGCACCGGTTCCGGCCGAGGTGGGCTTGGTGGAGGCGTTACGAGCCAGCGAGGCATGGATTCCCGAACTGTCGATGGTGGCCGAGGTGGGGGGCGAGATCGTCGGCTACGCACTACTGAGCCGGGTCCGGGTGGACCCGGGGATCCTGCCGGCACTGGCACTCGGCCCGGTGGCGGTACGCCCCGACCGGCAGGGCCTCGGCTACGGCACAGCCGTGGTGCAGGCCGTCCTCGATGCCGCAGCCGAGTTGGGCGAGCGGCTGGTCGTCGTGCTGGGCAACCCGACCTTCTATCGGCGGTTCGGGTTCGAGCCAGCCGCCCGGTTCGCGCTGACCAGTCCCTGGTCCGGGTTGGGCGACCCGTGGCAGGCACTGGTCCTGCCGGCTGCGGTCAGCGGTGCCGAGCCACCGCCCAGCGGGGACGTGAGCTTCCCGCACGCCTGGGCCCAGGTCTGA
- a CDS encoding flagellar basal body-associated FliL family protein: MSTYGPPGPNQPEDPYGEKTTAMPGGYPPPQGQYPPPPSGGYPPPPPGQPQWGASQQPQQPEWGQPAQPEQPQWGQPQQSVPPAQPQWGQQPQPEQPQWGQPAQPEQPQWGQQPQSVPPAQPQWGQAPQSVPPAPSEWGQQPQSVPPAPSEWGQPQQPGQFGQPVAPKKGGGGKIALIIGGILALVLLCVCGGVGIWFFTSDDDEKDPIAQPTAAPTARPTDRPSADPTPSRSSSDDDDTTSYKKGDCLKNEGTNSSPKLRKVPCGPGTYEVLSRIPFTTDVEKCKTDPLFGAKEADANYYYDSTVNSADYVLCLKKR; this comes from the coding sequence ATGTCAACCTACGGACCGCCCGGCCCGAACCAGCCCGAAGACCCGTACGGCGAGAAGACCACGGCAATGCCTGGCGGCTACCCACCGCCGCAGGGCCAGTACCCGCCTCCGCCGTCCGGTGGTTACCCACCTCCACCGCCCGGCCAGCCCCAATGGGGTGCGTCGCAGCAGCCACAACAGCCAGAGTGGGGGCAACCCGCGCAGCCCGAGCAACCGCAGTGGGGTCAGCCCCAGCAGTCGGTCCCACCAGCGCAGCCGCAGTGGGGACAGCAGCCACAGCCCGAGCAACCGCAGTGGGGTCAGCCGGCACAGCCCGAACAACCGCAGTGGGGTCAGCAGCCACAGTCGGTCCCACCAGCGCAGCCGCAGTGGGGACAGGCACCGCAGTCGGTGCCACCCGCGCCATCCGAGTGGGGACAGCAGCCACAGTCGGTGCCGCCCGCGCCGTCGGAATGGGGACAGCCCCAGCAGCCTGGCCAGTTCGGCCAACCGGTAGCACCGAAGAAGGGCGGCGGCGGAAAGATCGCCCTGATCATCGGGGGCATCCTCGCCCTGGTGCTGCTCTGCGTCTGCGGCGGCGTCGGGATCTGGTTCTTCACCTCTGACGACGACGAGAAGGACCCGATCGCCCAACCGACCGCAGCGCCGACCGCCCGGCCGACGGACCGGCCGTCGGCCGACCCCACTCCCTCCAGGTCGTCCAGCGACGACGATGACACCACCTCCTACAAGAAGGGTGACTGCCTGAAGAACGAGGGCACCAACTCTTCGCCGAAGCTGCGCAAGGTGCCGTGCGGTCCGGGCACCTACGAGGTGCTGTCCCGGATCCCGTTCACCACCGACGTGGAGAAGTGCAAGACCGACCCGCTCTTCGGAGCCAAGGAAGCCGACGCGAACTACTACTACGACTCCACCGTGAACAGCGCCGACTACGTGCTCTGCCTGAAGAAGCGCTGA
- a CDS encoding DoxX family protein: MRPLRSAARVLLSGIFVVSGVRAVANPEPFVSRARQVTDRVAPLLAKTSPRIPTDPQTLVRVNGVVQVVGGLLFATGRLSRPAAAALAGTLVPTTLAGHSFWAMENPADRANHQIHFMKNLGLLGGLLLAAADTQGRPGLRWRASHAVQDGRRSVRRTLRSARRDARIAMLSAATARRLPG; the protein is encoded by the coding sequence ATGAGACCCCTACGTAGCGCCGCGCGGGTACTGCTGAGTGGGATCTTCGTGGTCAGCGGAGTCCGGGCTGTCGCGAACCCGGAGCCCTTCGTGAGTCGCGCCCGACAGGTCACCGACCGGGTAGCCCCGCTGCTGGCGAAGACGAGCCCCCGCATCCCGACCGACCCTCAGACGCTGGTCCGGGTCAACGGTGTCGTACAGGTCGTCGGTGGCCTGCTGTTCGCGACCGGCCGGTTGTCCCGGCCAGCCGCCGCCGCGCTGGCCGGCACCCTCGTACCCACCACATTGGCTGGGCATTCCTTCTGGGCCATGGAGAACCCGGCGGACCGGGCCAACCATCAGATCCACTTCATGAAGAACCTCGGCCTACTCGGCGGTCTTCTGCTCGCCGCCGCCGACACACAGGGACGACCCGGACTGCGGTGGCGGGCCAGCCACGCCGTTCAGGATGGACGACGTTCGGTGCGCCGGACACTGCGCAGCGCACGTCGCGACGCCCGGATCGCCATGTTGTCGGCGGCGACCGCGCGCCGGCTCCCGGGCTGA
- a CDS encoding ricin-type beta-trefoil lectin domain protein has protein sequence MSLSRVRSWPVRWRVTSVVAALVVVAGTTAAFATTNSGSDDSRPLPGVVVPAALRQPIVQAARSCMALTPARLAGQIMEESRFAAGETNSRNGRGLAGLTDEAWNAWHPWPGADRLDPKANIAALAHYLCDMVGQARVAKAAGDTWRLAVAGHHSGPATVKASVGMPEEADKYVKRVARFTAWYERQPYFDGVPAVGNDNSGGPTTPPIAPSATATPSPRTSPSQPAVKPTKTTAAPAQTSVRPTKSTPPPGYKLVVDLYLGCVTATPFGSRIYLEVVGECPGSAAQRWEPRSDGTIRSGGLCMDIENASMENFAGVLMAPCNGTSTQKFYFNGKKQIYSPYASKCANVHDLWGRSLVLLFPCLDQGNQYFRQVR, from the coding sequence GTGAGCCTGTCGAGAGTGCGCTCGTGGCCCGTACGCTGGCGGGTCACCTCGGTGGTGGCCGCGCTCGTCGTGGTCGCGGGCACCACGGCAGCCTTCGCTACGACCAATTCCGGCAGCGACGACTCGCGGCCGTTACCTGGTGTGGTCGTGCCGGCGGCGCTCCGCCAGCCGATCGTCCAGGCCGCCAGATCCTGTATGGCGTTGACTCCCGCGCGGTTGGCTGGCCAGATCATGGAGGAGTCGCGGTTTGCCGCCGGAGAGACCAATAGCAGGAATGGCCGTGGTCTGGCTGGGTTGACCGACGAGGCGTGGAATGCGTGGCATCCCTGGCCAGGCGCTGATCGACTGGATCCGAAGGCCAACATCGCGGCGCTTGCCCACTACCTTTGCGACATGGTGGGCCAGGCCCGCGTAGCCAAGGCCGCGGGTGACACGTGGCGGCTGGCCGTGGCCGGGCATCACTCCGGCCCGGCAACGGTGAAAGCCTCCGTGGGTATGCCGGAGGAGGCCGACAAGTACGTGAAGCGGGTAGCCCGCTTTACGGCATGGTACGAACGTCAGCCCTATTTCGACGGTGTGCCCGCCGTAGGGAACGACAACAGTGGCGGCCCCACCACGCCACCCATCGCACCTTCAGCCACCGCCACGCCATCGCCGCGGACGTCCCCCTCGCAACCAGCCGTGAAGCCGACCAAGACCACTGCGGCTCCCGCGCAAACCTCGGTCCGTCCCACCAAATCGACTCCACCGCCGGGTTACAAGCTGGTTGTCGACCTGTACCTCGGCTGCGTAACCGCCACCCCGTTCGGCAGCCGTATCTACCTGGAGGTGGTGGGGGAGTGCCCCGGCTCCGCAGCTCAACGCTGGGAACCGCGATCCGACGGCACGATCCGATCGGGGGGTCTGTGTATGGACATCGAGAATGCTTCGATGGAGAATTTCGCCGGGGTTCTGATGGCACCGTGCAACGGCACTTCGACGCAGAAGTTCTACTTCAACGGTAAAAAGCAGATCTACAGTCCGTACGCGAGCAAGTGCGCCAATGTCCATGACTTGTGGGGGCGCAGTCTGGTTCTGCTGTTCCCCTGTTTGGACCAGGGCAACCAGTACTTCCGTCAGGTGCGGTGA
- a CDS encoding LppU/SCO3897 family protein, translating into MSQHGPPGGPYFSQPSRASSDKPNEYTPPSDPWSAEDPWHNSASSAPASGAPQPGHHLPGQAYGSTPPPGSPAGIPPTVRDPWQSPHPWLPAGPALQEKRRSNILTAAVVVLAALLCGAGGTATYLFGESRGAKTNQAVETPTSMTGQTTPVASGSPASTTEATAGPSLVDVRFVKVGECVKSGDDNETLMFRITECGPDTYQVLQRFEGSVDDDRDAEAKCSGVPGYTDWYFYKSGFDALDFVLCLKLR; encoded by the coding sequence ATGTCTCAGCACGGACCACCCGGTGGGCCGTACTTCTCCCAGCCGTCGAGAGCATCGTCGGACAAACCAAACGAATACACTCCACCGTCCGACCCGTGGAGCGCCGAGGATCCCTGGCACAACAGTGCATCCAGCGCCCCGGCGAGCGGGGCGCCGCAGCCGGGTCACCACCTTCCCGGTCAGGCGTACGGATCAACCCCTCCACCCGGCTCACCCGCCGGAATCCCGCCGACGGTACGCGACCCCTGGCAATCCCCGCACCCCTGGCTGCCCGCTGGTCCAGCACTGCAGGAGAAGCGCCGCAGTAACATCCTCACCGCCGCCGTGGTGGTGTTGGCGGCGCTGCTCTGTGGTGCCGGTGGAACCGCGACCTACCTCTTCGGTGAATCCCGAGGAGCAAAAACCAACCAGGCGGTGGAAACACCGACCAGCATGACCGGACAGACCACCCCGGTCGCGTCCGGCAGCCCTGCGTCGACGACCGAGGCCACCGCCGGACCGTCCCTGGTGGACGTACGGTTCGTCAAGGTTGGCGAGTGCGTGAAGTCTGGAGACGACAACGAAACACTGATGTTCAGGATCACAGAGTGCGGGCCGGATACGTACCAGGTGTTGCAACGCTTCGAGGGATCCGTCGACGACGATAGAGATGCCGAAGCCAAATGCTCGGGAGTACCCGGTTACACCGACTGGTACTTCTACAAGAGCGGATTTGACGCGCTCGACTTCGTGCTCTGTCTCAAACTGCGCTAA
- a CDS encoding glycosyltransferase 87 family protein, protein MPATVERRLGRLAPVRRVARGIDRRAIVRIGIVAGAFYVAWLAIGAFGRPYNFFDMKIYHGAVVWWAGGNELYDFVAPKTTLGFTYPPFAGLVMLPMAKLPVAVAGWINILASIAVLAVILAALLRPLAHRRGWPLWFTVGLAVPAAIAIEPVRETLGYGQVNLLLFALVMADLVALRWRARRGPRVRPTDGPLRRLWFSGAWAGVGIGLATSIKLTPGLFILYLVLTRQWRAVWTALGTLVGVTVAAFAVAGPESSRYFTSVLWNTERVGAADMTPNQSLAGLLARLYDSIETPGLLWLAFSVLMLAVGLSRASSAHSDGDELTAFTLVGLTANVISPISWSHHLVFVIPAIVVLADAAVRRREASRGPSLRVGPNAHPAPPGVALRPPIWFPTLTGLRHGVAALGLYLLFLISPIWPYEHQLPEVSHYQDGLFGALMENSLAIALIALVAALPWRPGAEPVFYPEHLRAAQRSLANR, encoded by the coding sequence ATGCCGGCGACCGTCGAAAGACGGCTGGGCCGCCTCGCCCCAGTCCGCCGCGTCGCTCGTGGAATCGATCGTCGGGCAATCGTACGGATCGGCATCGTCGCCGGAGCCTTCTACGTCGCGTGGCTCGCCATCGGCGCATTCGGCCGCCCGTACAACTTCTTCGACATGAAGATCTATCACGGCGCGGTGGTGTGGTGGGCGGGCGGTAACGAGCTCTACGACTTCGTCGCGCCGAAAACAACCCTGGGCTTCACCTATCCGCCCTTCGCCGGGCTGGTCATGCTGCCGATGGCGAAGCTTCCCGTCGCCGTCGCGGGGTGGATCAACATCCTGGCCAGCATCGCGGTGCTGGCGGTCATCCTGGCCGCGCTGCTCCGCCCGCTCGCGCACCGCCGAGGCTGGCCCCTCTGGTTCACCGTGGGGCTCGCGGTACCGGCCGCCATCGCGATCGAGCCGGTCCGGGAGACCCTCGGCTACGGGCAGGTCAACCTGCTGCTCTTCGCGCTCGTCATGGCCGACCTGGTCGCCCTGCGGTGGCGGGCCCGGCGCGGGCCCCGGGTTCGCCCCACCGACGGCCCACTGCGGCGGTTGTGGTTCAGCGGCGCCTGGGCCGGTGTAGGTATCGGTCTTGCCACCTCGATCAAACTCACCCCCGGGTTGTTCATTCTCTACCTGGTGCTCACCCGGCAGTGGCGGGCCGTGTGGACGGCGCTCGGCACCCTGGTCGGGGTCACGGTGGCGGCCTTCGCCGTCGCCGGTCCCGAGTCGTCGCGCTACTTCACCTCGGTCCTCTGGAACACCGAGCGGGTCGGCGCGGCGGACATGACCCCCAACCAGTCGCTGGCGGGGCTACTCGCCCGGCTCTACGACTCGATCGAGACCCCCGGACTGCTCTGGCTGGCGTTCTCGGTGCTGATGCTCGCGGTCGGACTGTCCCGCGCATCCAGTGCGCACTCCGACGGTGACGAGCTGACCGCGTTCACGCTGGTCGGCCTCACCGCCAACGTGATCAGCCCGATCTCCTGGTCGCATCACCTCGTGTTCGTGATTCCGGCGATCGTCGTACTCGCCGACGCGGCGGTGCGTCGTCGCGAGGCGAGTCGGGGGCCGAGCCTGCGGGTCGGGCCCAACGCCCATCCGGCTCCGCCCGGGGTCGCACTACGGCCACCGATCTGGTTCCCGACGCTGACCGGGCTCCGGCACGGCGTTGCCGCCCTCGGGCTCTACCTGCTCTTCCTGATCTCGCCGATCTGGCCGTACGAGCACCAACTTCCCGAGGTGTCGCACTACCAGGACGGGCTCTTCGGAGCCCTGATGGAGAACTCCCTGGCGATCGCGTTGATCGCGTTGGTGGCCGCGCTGCCGTGGCGGCCGGGGGCCGAACCGGTGTTCTATCCCGAACACCTGCGGGCCGCCCAGCGGAGCCTGGCCAACCGCTGA
- a CDS encoding ATP-binding protein, with the protein MDPVRNPYAPGAGQRPPELAGRGRELEVFDIVLERVARGRPERSLMLTGLRGVGKTVLLNTLRSQAIGRLWGTGKIEARPDQSLRRPVAAALHMAVRELAPHHRAPDRIDAFLGVLKAFALRGEPTSGGRGAARPRLRDRWQPGIDVPAATGRADSGDIEIDLVELLTDAADVAADVGTGIAVFIDEMQDLGAEDVSGLCAACHELSQLGAPLIVVGAGLPHLPAVLSAAKSYSERLFRYQRIDRLDRLAADRALCAPAGREDVEYEPKALDLLYEKSGGYPYFVQAYGKATWDHAPRSPVTAADVRVAAPEAEAELAVGFFGSRFERATPAEREYMRAMATLSPVAGEEETEHRDDMDAAVPTADIARSLGRKPASLSPARDALIKKGLIYSGERGTVAFTVPHFGRYLRTQPS; encoded by the coding sequence GTGGATCCGGTCCGCAACCCGTACGCGCCCGGTGCCGGCCAGCGACCGCCTGAACTCGCCGGCCGGGGTCGCGAGCTGGAAGTCTTCGACATCGTCCTCGAACGCGTGGCCCGAGGGCGGCCCGAGCGCAGCCTGATGCTCACCGGCCTACGCGGGGTCGGCAAGACCGTCCTGCTGAACACGCTGCGCTCCCAGGCCATCGGCCGGCTCTGGGGCACCGGAAAGATCGAGGCCCGCCCGGACCAGTCGCTACGCCGCCCGGTCGCCGCCGCACTACACATGGCGGTACGCGAACTCGCCCCGCACCATCGTGCCCCCGATCGGATCGACGCCTTCCTCGGCGTACTAAAGGCCTTCGCGCTACGTGGCGAGCCGACCTCGGGCGGTCGGGGCGCGGCCCGCCCCCGACTGCGCGACCGCTGGCAACCCGGCATCGACGTGCCCGCCGCCACCGGTCGGGCCGACTCGGGGGACATCGAGATCGACCTGGTGGAGTTGCTGACCGACGCCGCCGACGTGGCCGCCGACGTGGGGACCGGTATCGCGGTCTTCATCGACGAGATGCAGGACCTCGGGGCGGAGGACGTCTCCGGGCTCTGCGCCGCCTGCCACGAGCTGTCCCAGCTCGGTGCCCCGCTGATCGTCGTCGGTGCCGGGCTGCCGCACCTGCCGGCCGTACTCTCGGCTGCCAAGTCGTACTCCGAGCGGCTCTTCCGCTACCAGCGCATCGACCGGCTGGACCGGCTCGCCGCCGACCGGGCGCTCTGCGCTCCCGCGGGCCGGGAGGACGTCGAGTACGAGCCGAAGGCGCTCGACCTGCTCTACGAGAAGTCCGGCGGCTATCCCTACTTCGTGCAGGCGTACGGCAAGGCCACCTGGGACCATGCACCCCGCTCCCCGGTCACCGCCGCCGACGTACGGGTGGCCGCGCCCGAGGCCGAGGCGGAGCTGGCGGTCGGCTTCTTCGGGTCACGGTTCGAGCGGGCCACTCCCGCCGAACGCGAGTACATGCGGGCGATGGCCACGCTATCCCCGGTTGCGGGCGAGGAGGAGACCGAGCACCGGGACGACATGGATGCGGCTGTACCGACCGCCGACATCGCCAGGTCGCTGGGGCGCAAGCCGGCCAGCCTGTCACCGGCCCGCGACGCTCTGATCAAGAAGGGGCTGATCTACTCGGGCGAACGGGGGACGGTGGCGTTCACCGTGCCGCATTTCGGCCGATACCTGCGCACCCAGCCGAGCTGA
- a CDS encoding UvrD-helicase domain-containing protein, protein MLPFSAAPPGGSSVGTRPFVADLHIHSKYSRACSRDLSMPNLAWWARRKGVSLLGTGDFTHPAWYEHLRETLQPAEPGLYRLSPEQERDIARRLPPRLSSVAEANPVRFQLSVEISTIYKRDDRTRKVHHLIYLPDLDAVARFNTALGRIGNLGSDGRPILGLDSRDLLEITLEASPDGYLVPAHIWTPWFSALGSKSGFDAIADCYADLADHIFAVETGLSSDPEMNWRVSSLDRYRLVSNSDAHSAPALAREATVFDTELDYFAVRSAMRTGNGLHGTIEFFPEEGKYHADGHRVCGVNWQPEQTRQVGGQCPECGKGLTVGVLSRVEDLADRPEGHQPANAPKVTHLIQLAEIVGEINNVGPKSKTVQGQLNDLVANLGAELDILTTTPLDDISTAGGELLAEAIGRVRRGQVRRIPGYDGEYGVITVFEPGELDRSAPGVQADALFDVPVPAQRKPAEPAVKPRTRTPAKAEPKRRATRAAASLPPPPPIAPPPSPHEPFEPMLAGMEEVGTGLLDRLDAMQRVAASAPGGPLLIVAGPGTGKTRTLTHRIAYLCAELNVFPEHCLAITFTRRAAEELRHRLDGLLGPVAEAVTVGTFHSLGLSILRENARAAGLPEDFRIADDAERAAARTEAGTDDAAYVKLLRAQDLVDLDELVTLPVSLLRDDPELVERYRDRWRWIFVDEYQDVDAVQYELLRLLSPADGNLCAIGDPDQAIYSFRGADVTYFLRFSQDFTDARLVRLTRNYRSSAPILAAAVQAIAPTSLVRGRRLDPARLDPEAPLVGRYPARSVADEADFVVRTVDDLVGGLSHRSLDSGRIDGRSSNVSFSDIAVLYRTDAQSAPIIDALSRANVPVQKRSHNRLRDRPGVALIARELRHADGLGGSLAARVRLAGQVLAQRFAAPTLDAPTGVGPEDIWSAVEVLTPLALRCGDDLPSFLAQIATGAEVDALDPRAEAVTLLTLHAAKGLEFPVVFLVGCEDGLLPFRFPGNDPTDDAVAEERRLFFVGLTRAQDRLYVSHVQRRHRHGREHDCRPTPFLDAIDAGLFERFGDTEPRRPKDRQLRLL, encoded by the coding sequence GTGCTTCCGTTCAGCGCCGCGCCCCCCGGCGGCTCCTCCGTGGGCACCCGTCCGTTCGTCGCGGACCTGCACATCCACTCGAAATATTCGCGGGCCTGTAGCCGTGACCTCAGCATGCCCAACCTCGCGTGGTGGGCCCGGCGCAAGGGCGTCAGCCTGCTCGGCACCGGCGACTTCACCCACCCGGCGTGGTACGAGCACCTACGCGAAACCCTGCAACCAGCCGAGCCGGGCCTCTACCGGCTCAGCCCGGAGCAGGAGCGGGACATCGCCCGCCGGTTGCCGCCCCGGCTGTCCAGCGTCGCCGAGGCCAATCCGGTCCGGTTCCAGCTCAGCGTGGAGATCTCCACGATCTACAAGCGGGACGACCGGACCCGTAAGGTGCACCACCTGATCTACCTGCCGGATCTGGACGCGGTCGCCCGGTTCAACACCGCGCTCGGGCGGATCGGCAACCTGGGCTCCGACGGGCGGCCGATCCTCGGGCTCGACTCGCGGGACCTGCTGGAGATCACCCTGGAGGCGAGCCCGGACGGCTACCTCGTGCCGGCGCACATCTGGACGCCGTGGTTCTCGGCGCTCGGCTCGAAGTCCGGCTTCGACGCCATCGCCGACTGCTACGCCGATCTTGCCGACCACATCTTCGCCGTCGAGACCGGCCTCTCCTCCGACCCGGAGATGAACTGGCGGGTCTCCAGCCTGGACCGCTACCGGTTGGTCTCCAACTCCGACGCGCACTCGGCGCCGGCGCTGGCCCGGGAGGCCACCGTCTTCGACACCGAGCTGGACTACTTCGCGGTCCGGTCGGCGATGCGTACCGGCAACGGGCTGCACGGCACGATCGAGTTCTTCCCGGAGGAGGGCAAGTACCACGCCGACGGGCACCGGGTCTGCGGCGTGAACTGGCAACCGGAGCAGACCCGCCAGGTGGGCGGGCAGTGCCCGGAGTGCGGCAAGGGGCTCACCGTCGGCGTACTCAGCCGGGTCGAGGACCTTGCCGACCGCCCCGAGGGGCACCAGCCGGCGAACGCGCCGAAGGTCACCCACCTCATCCAGTTGGCCGAGATCGTCGGCGAGATCAACAACGTCGGGCCGAAGTCGAAGACGGTGCAGGGGCAGCTCAACGACCTGGTCGCCAACCTTGGCGCGGAGCTGGACATCCTCACCACCACCCCGCTCGACGACATCTCGACGGCCGGCGGCGAACTGCTCGCCGAGGCCATCGGCCGGGTCCGCCGTGGGCAGGTCCGCCGAATTCCCGGGTACGACGGCGAGTACGGCGTGATCACCGTCTTCGAGCCGGGCGAGCTGGACCGTTCCGCACCCGGTGTGCAGGCGGACGCGCTCTTCGACGTACCCGTGCCGGCGCAGCGCAAGCCCGCCGAGCCGGCGGTGAAGCCCCGCACCCGGACCCCGGCGAAGGCCGAGCCGAAGCGGCGGGCAACCCGGGCGGCGGCGAGCCTGCCACCGCCCCCGCCGATCGCCCCGCCGCCCTCGCCGCACGAACCGTTCGAGCCGATGCTGGCCGGAATGGAGGAGGTCGGCACCGGTCTGCTCGACCGGCTGGACGCGATGCAGCGGGTCGCCGCCTCGGCGCCGGGTGGGCCGCTGCTGATCGTGGCCGGTCCGGGCACCGGCAAGACCCGTACGTTGACCCACCGGATCGCGTACCTCTGCGCGGAGCTGAACGTCTTCCCCGAGCACTGCCTGGCGATCACCTTCACCCGGCGGGCCGCCGAGGAGCTGCGGCACCGGCTGGACGGTCTGCTCGGGCCGGTCGCCGAGGCCGTCACCGTGGGCACCTTCCACTCGCTGGGCCTGTCGATCCTGCGGGAGAACGCCCGCGCCGCCGGCCTGCCGGAAGATTTCCGGATCGCCGACGACGCCGAGCGGGCCGCCGCCCGGACCGAGGCCGGCACCGACGACGCGGCGTACGTCAAGCTGCTGCGCGCCCAGGACCTGGTTGACCTGGACGAGCTGGTCACCCTGCCGGTGAGTCTGCTGCGTGACGACCCCGAGTTGGTCGAACGCTACCGGGACCGGTGGCGGTGGATCTTCGTGGACGAGTACCAGGACGTCGACGCCGTCCAGTACGAGTTGCTGCGACTGCTCAGCCCGGCCGACGGAAACCTGTGCGCGATCGGCGACCCCGATCAGGCGATCTACTCGTTCCGGGGGGCCGACGTCACCTACTTCCTGCGCTTCTCGCAGGACTTCACCGACGCACGGCTGGTCCGGCTGACCCGCAACTACCGGTCGTCCGCCCCGATCCTGGCCGCGGCGGTGCAGGCCATCGCACCGACTTCCCTGGTACGCGGGCGGCGGCTGGACCCGGCCCGGCTGGATCCGGAGGCTCCCCTGGTCGGGCGCTACCCGGCCCGGTCGGTGGCCGACGAGGCCGATTTCGTGGTCCGTACCGTCGACGACCTGGTGGGTGGACTCTCCCACCGGTCGCTGGACTCGGGGCGGATCGACGGCCGCTCGTCGAACGTGTCGTTCTCCGACATCGCGGTCCTCTACCGTACGGACGCCCAGTCGGCACCGATCATCGACGCGCTGAGCAGGGCGAACGTGCCGGTGCAGAAGCGGTCACACAACCGGCTGCGGGACCGGCCCGGGGTCGCGTTGATCGCCCGCGAGCTGCGGCACGCCGACGGGCTCGGTGGGTCGCTGGCCGCCCGGGTACGCCTCGCCGGGCAGGTGCTCGCCCAGCGTTTCGCCGCCCCGACGCTGGACGCGCCGACCGGCGTGGGACCGGAGGACATCTGGAGTGCGGTGGAGGTGCTCACCCCGCTCGCCCTGCGCTGTGGCGACGACCTTCCGTCGTTCCTGGCCCAGATCGCCACCGGGGCCGAGGTCGACGCGCTCGACCCGCGCGCCGAGGCGGTCACCCTGCTCACCCTGCACGCCGCGAAGGGGCTGGAGTTCCCGGTCGTCTTCCTGGTCGGCTGTGAGGACGGGCTGCTGCCGTTCCGGTTCCCGGGTAACGATCCCACCGACGACGCGGTGGCCGAGGAACGGCGGCTCTTCTTCGTCGGACTGACCCGAGCGCAGGATCGCCTCTACGTCAGCCACGTACAGCGGCGGCACCGGCACGGTCGCGAACATGACTGCCGCCCCACGCCGTTCCTGGACGCGATCGACGCGGGGCTCTTCGAGCGGTTCGGTGACACCGAGCCGCGCCGACCGAAGGACCGCCAACTTCGGCTGCTGTGA
- a CDS encoding prepilin peptidase has product MSVAIAVAAVVLGAVGGGVTPRLAYRLAIEAGTVSRSACHCARAPRTGPSRWLGPATRCPVCTARQGPPTWSTIVAGAASFGLLVAGLRDDPALPAFLAVAAIGLPLAAIDLTSLRLPDPLVAAAGLAAVLGLVGATLTIGTPQPLLRALAGALVSIGAYVLLALLPGSRLGFGDVKLGGVLGLLLGWLGWPAVLLGLVLPHVIAGVIALCLLLTGRVGRQAALPLGPALLVGALLAALLCG; this is encoded by the coding sequence GTGTCCGTCGCAATCGCTGTTGCCGCCGTCGTACTCGGTGCGGTCGGTGGGGGAGTCACTCCCCGACTCGCCTATCGACTCGCCATCGAGGCGGGCACCGTATCGCGCTCCGCGTGCCACTGTGCCCGAGCACCACGGACCGGTCCTTCCAGATGGCTGGGCCCGGCCACCCGCTGTCCGGTCTGCACCGCCCGTCAGGGACCACCCACCTGGTCGACCATCGTGGCCGGCGCGGCATCGTTCGGTCTGCTCGTCGCCGGGTTACGTGACGACCCGGCACTACCGGCCTTCCTCGCTGTCGCGGCGATCGGCCTCCCCCTGGCCGCCATCGACCTGACCAGTCTGCGACTCCCCGACCCACTGGTGGCAGCGGCTGGCCTGGCTGCGGTGCTCGGGCTGGTGGGCGCGACCCTGACCATCGGTACGCCCCAACCGCTGCTCCGCGCACTGGCCGGCGCGCTGGTTTCCATCGGCGCGTACGTGCTGCTCGCCCTGCTTCCCGGTTCCCGGCTCGGGTTCGGCGACGTCAAGCTGGGCGGCGTACTCGGTCTGCTGCTGGGCTGGCTGGGGTGGCCCGCCGTACTGCTGGGGTTGGTGCTGCCCCACGTCATCGCCGGTGTGATCGCGCTCTGCCTGCTACTGACCGGCCGGGTCGGTCGGCAGGCCGCCCTGCCGCTGGGGCCAGCCCTACTCGTCGGCGCGCTGCTCGCCGCCCTGCTGTGCGGTTAG